ATGTCTTAATTAGCTGAAAATTTTGTTGGAATTATAGATTACAATGAAGCCAAAAGTAGCAAACAAATTACACAACACaatgtttcattttaatatctttactagtaatctataatttataattttctgcAATAGTTGGATTTGTATcacaaaattaaatagttttatttgaaAACTCGAACTAACTCATgtatcaataaaagaaattgaattttaaaaagttaatatttgtGAATGAAAATCTTATAACTTCAACTTTAATATCTTTTCacttaaacaatttatttagccaattaaagttttcttcatatcataattttcaaaataattatttaacttaattttctgttttctatGAAAATCAAATCAGTGTCAAGTAAATATTTAAGCAatgaaattcattattttaaaaatatctaatggTGAGTAATATCAAGTTAATTAATACAATAGTACAGAAACTTCgaataacttataaattatcaaaataataaaagaaaaaacagataCATGCAGCATAACAACTGAATTCTTTGAACTTACCATctataataaattttctaacTTTCACatcaattacttttaaattatatcataaaaaatttcttatttattgacCATGTAAATATACGCATtaaactcaaataaataaaaaatttatttacgtTCGATTTTTAAACCGCCGACATTAAATATGTTCTGGAATCAGGAGTTTCCATGGAACAAAgtcaaaaggaaaatgaaggtTTGGAATCAACGACGATGCAGAGTCCTAAGATCGTTTTTTTTGACAACTATTGACAGAGACCGatataaaaatgagaaatgtGTGTTAACTAACGGTTAAGAAAAGTACaaaatgaagaataataataatattaataatcataaaaagaaaCTGCTCTCCAGGAAGAACTTGAACCAAAGCAAACGAATCCACAACAAAACTGAAACTGAAACTCACCCAAACCAAAAGCTTTTTCACTCTAAAACTCGAAAACCGAAATTTTCATTCACATAATAGAAATAATTGTTCTGGGGCAGTTTGTTTGCTTAATAGTTAATGCCCACTTGAATCACACACACAAATGGAGACTCGGGTTGAAGGGAAACCTACTCGTCTGTAAGTACTTGGATTAGATgcttcaaatttattaaaaagatttgttttttctctgtTGGGTCTTCTTTTCTAACGTTAGTATTTGATGTATTTTTGCTCAATAGCCCAGCTGCTTATATATgcgtatatatattttttatttttccctaaTATTCAATGTCTTCATTGCAGTGCATCAGGGTTCTCAGATAACTTGTCTGACACTTGCAAGGTGTGATCTTTCTCCCGTTTTGGTGAACCCTTTGTACAATtccttttgatttttgtaaagGGTTagtgttttcatatttttcttttcttaatttatgtTACCATAATTTGCTAGTCAAATGGGAGTTTCTGTAGTTTGGTGGTGTTTATGAATGTTTTATTATGTTAGTGAGTTGAATGATTTATGCAGTTTTCCATACCCTAGATTTACAGCTTCTATTATGACAATGCTTATTGACAGTGTGTGAATTATGCTCTTATTTTTTGGAATTCAAGTGCAATGATGTTTGATTGTAGCATTTCCGTCTTTTCATTTTGTGCTAGTGAGTGTTTCCTTTCAAACTTAGGTAAAGAATCAGCTTGGCAGTTGTAAAAAATAATGCAATGTTGGAAATTACTAGTGTGAAGAAAGTGCTTTGATACAGAATTCGGTCAATGATTGTAGTGAAATGTAGATGATTTCTATTGTTTGTGTCACAGATGGGTACTCCAAATGGAAGAGGAATGCACAAGTACGATGATGAAATTCCTTTTGACTCCGAAATAAATTATCACCAGTCAGAATCTAGTCTGGTGGAGGTACTTGGATCACATTCTGGAGAATCTCTTACTGTTCATCATGAAACGCTGGCTGGTATTGTTTATAGGAGCATACGAGTTGTGATTTTCTCTAACAAACTCAACTTGCTTATGCCTTTTGGGCCTCTTGCAATTCTTGTGCAGAAGTTGACTGCTCATCTTGTGAGTCGGAGTTCATACAATTCTTAATGTTGCTTCACTTTTTGATTGAATATCTTGTATTAATTTGTGAAGGTGAACTACAGGGTTGGGTCTTTGCTCTGAGTTTGTTGGGTATAATGCCTATGGCGGAGCGGTTAGGTTATGCTACCGAGTAATATTACATGTACTCTTTAAGGTTTTGAGTAAGGTTTTCACATTTTATGGTTTCTGATGTTACCCTTTTCTTGGTCTTGTATAGGCAGCTGGCATTTTACAGTGGAGATACTGGtaaagtaataaattaatagTAGCATTCTTCTAAATCTGTCTTCTTTTAAATCAATCTAGAACATACACTGAAATATGTTAAAGAACAACTACTAAATGTAATataatgtgtgtgtgtttttgtctgACCAGTTAATTATTCAGACAAGTATCTCTTAAACTTTAACTATCTTTTTATATGCCTTATATTTCATTGAAAGAATTATCCAGTTACTAACGTCAGCCTTACTTGGTTTTAATATCCAATTGCCAAATCAGTTATCTACATGCAGTATCTTTCTAAGTGGttcattcttcttttattaTCAGTCATGTGCTTGTGGGGGTTTATTTCTAATACTGTTGTATCGTATGTTGCAGTTGGGGGTCTTTTAACTGCTACATTTGGAAATGCAACAGAATTGATCATCTCAATATATGCACTGAAAAGTGGAATGACACGGGTTGTCCAGCTCTCTTTGCTGGGATCAATTTTGTCCAATATGTTACTAGTGCTTGGATGTGCATTCTTATGCGGTGGGATTGTTAATCATAAGAAAGAACAAGTGTTTAACAAGGTAGACATGTTAGTTTCTGTCTTTTTACATTATATCCCTTAGTTTCATTATGCATTACCTTAGCTGATTCAATTTAGTATGTAGGCAACAGCTTCTGTGAATTCAGGATTATTGTTGATGGCAGTCATGGGCATACTTTTCCCAGCTGTTCTACACTACACACATACCGAGGTTCATGTTGGGAAGTCAGAGTTGTTCCTTTCAAGATTCAGCAGCTGTGTCATGCTTGTGGCCTATGCTGCATACCTGTTTTTTCAGTTAAAAAGTCAAAGAAGTCTCTATGTCTCTGTGAACGAGGTTGGCATTCTTACTAGGTTTCCCTTTTGTTTCCTCAGTGGTTCTTTTGTTTGTGGATATGTGGTATGCCAAATTATATCATTGATTTGCTTGCTCTTGAGTATATGTAATCGTAATCATAACTTTGTCATGAATAGGAACTGTGACACATGGACTGTTTTAGATATTGGTCAGAATGGATGTCCTTTAATCTAAACAAGGAGCATCCTGCAAGTTATATTCAGATTCTAGACTAAGATAGTTTATGCCATGTCCCATTAATTCCAATAGATTTGTTGGCATTTCTGCTCACACTTTGGAGGGGGATTGAATGAAGGCAGATGGCTATTGGCATCAAGTCTTGAGCCTTGTTATTCTTTAAGATTGCTTGTATATTTATTCCTGTAAGTCAATATTCAAATGATTCATCACCCTTACCTGAAAATTGTAGCCTGAAAGAGTGGACCAATGCAAGTGATGATTAACCAAGTTGACAAGTTTTTTCTCTTAGAAGTAAACAGAGTTATTGGTTGTTGATTATATAAGTTATAACCTATGTATATTCTTTTTAACACAAGCAGctcaaaatgatttttctagTATGCTTTGATGTTCATTACTAGGATGAAGCAAGGCTTGTTTGTGCTGCTTGACATTCAAATCATTATCTTGTTTCCAGCAAATGCTTGACATAACATTTTAGCTCACCAATCTGTGGTAACATGATGTGAATTCAGGAAGAGGGTCAGAGTGGAAACGACTCAAATGACGATGAATCACCAGATATTTCGAAATGGGAATCAATAATATGGCTTTCCGTTATGACTGCTTGGATTTCAATCTTGTCTGAATACTTGGTTGGCGCTATAGAGGTggataatattcatatttttacttttaacgtATTGAAGCTTGGAAGCTTGGAAGCTTGAAAATACTTGGTGAAGTAGCTTTCAGCTGTTTGAGATTTTATCAGTTATTTTTTCTGCACAACTATTTATCTAGTCACTGACACATATCACATAATCCAAGTCTTAAATGTTGGTTTGGCATTGGGTGGTCCATGTTTATCAGCATCAGATGCTTAGTCATATTTAAGATGTGCTGTCTGCCAAGTTAAACTATTTTTGTCTACTAGTTAATCTCGATTTTGTGGTAGGTTCCCTAGGGTAGAGTGATGATCAGGATCACAATGACTGAACTGATAGAAATGCAAATGAATTGGAAATGAAAGAACTCCTCTAAGGAGATGTCACCTTACAACTGATTAGAGATCCTTTGTTCTCAATGATTCCTCGTATCTCTCACAACCTTTAAGATTTAAGAACCTCCTGCAATAGAATAATTGTCAACCTAAATGATTCCTTTCTAAGTAGTCaaatactctttttttttctctgattaGGCCTTCCATGTTGTTCTTCCTTCATCTTTGCCTTTGGTCTTATCTCTGTGATATCATTCAATTTCTTGTTTTGCTTGTCCTTTTGGATATTTACAAGAAATGTGATTTTCTTATGATAtcattatttttgaattatatataaactGAGAAACTGGTCATTCTTCCTTCATCTACCCTCTTAGAATTCCACACCCAAATACAGGGaatgtaattttaaatgaaatttcagCATGTTCTTATTTGGACATTTTTGGAGGAAATAAATTTCCTGTTTGATAAACTTTTTTTCCAGGGAGCATCTACTGCATGGGACATTCCAATTGCATTTATCAGTGTCATATTGCTTCCACTAGTGGGGAATGCGGCTGAGCATGCCAGTGCTATAATGTTTGCCATGAAAGATAAACTTGTGAGTTTCCTTTCTTGCACTCACAGACATGGTTGTGCACACATATTCATTGGTTTTATTCCATGCAGGACATTTCCCTAGGGGTTGCAATAGGCTCATCCACACAGATATCTATGTTTGTGGTAAGTATTATGTTGCATGGATGGACTTAACCATGTTCATAAAATATAGCTAATTTTTTCTGAGCTTAATGTTCCTTTATCTAGTGGTTCATGGCTTGATGCAGCATTAAGGGGGTTGTTCCATTCACAAGTGCCTCCTCATAACATAAGTCTAGTCtgtgaaatttcattttcttcacagCTTCCTTTTCATTATGCAGATACCATTTTGTGTTGTTATTGGCTGGATAATGGGGAACTCTATGGACTTGAACTTTCAACTATTTGAAACTGCAGCACTATTTCTTACTGTTATAGTTGTAGCCTTCATGTTGCAGGTATGTGTTCAAAGATttacaaaagaatgaaaattacaaGTATGGTACTAGGGAGGACATGTTAGCAATGTCTTGATGATTATTAGTATGGTGAAAAGAAAACATTGTGACATTTATTATGCATTTGCAGGAAGGAACTGCTAATTACTTCAAAGGATTAATGCTTATTCTTTGCTATCTGATTGTGGCTGCCAGTTTTTATGTACATATAGATTCCTCTGAATAGGGTACATGTGTCTTACATTGTATATTTAGTTTTCTGAAATGAGGTTGTCAAGATTTTGTTGTTCTCCTTACTCATGAAATTATTTTTCCACTTATTCCATCTTCTGATTGTTTCACAATTCTCATTGTCTTGCGTCCTGCTTGTtgcacaattttaatttttcttcaactGAAATTCcatcattaataaattttagtccaaaaaaatttaagttccCTTGACAGGTTAAAacgatttaaatatttatttaagccAATCTAAATACTAAATCAAAAGGGGCTTGTTTCGATAGACCTTTTAAAAacgcatataaaataaatcaaccTAGACTGAAATATTGTAATCCAAATTTTACGAATTTTTTTTCTCGACCTATTTAGTAAGTCACTTAATGGGCTTGATTAGAGTCAGATTTTATGAGTTGattcattttttcaaaaaaaaaaaatattaattatattttaaaatttagtgttgtcaaaatgggtcatctAGTCCAACCGGTCCAGTCTACCACGGGTCGGCCACTTAGTGAGTTAAtccaacctgactcatttattaaaaagaaaaaaaaattcaaatccgGACTCACCACAGGTTGGTGGATTAAATGGATTGGCTtactagctcacttaattacaagtttttttaatccaataaaaattagaattttttttaattcaaatttaaattttcgcactaaaatgatgttaaactctaaaaacaattcaaaataaagaaattaacatacacttaaaatgtaatccaaaatcaaccatataaagtaaataaattatcaaatgtaatattgataatttttgtgtcgtttatccatttataagattaaagtCTTGAaggaataaatttataatattttgttttcttaaaacattttttctttatttccatttacaatacaataaaaaaatgttaactaataatatcaaaacataaaataataaataattaaattaaactaggtgGGTTGGTGAACGAGTTCCGGGGTGAGCCAGGTAGAATATTGACCcgtataaaattttttatttttaaactcaaCCTGACTCAAACTTCGGTCCGCAAGTTTTAACCCTTCTTGACAACACTATTAAAAAGACAAgtattaatttattagaaatacgtgtattataatttatatatcaaattatatttaaaattaaaattatttttcattaacatattttttaattttatttatttactatatttttatagtGGGCCAAAATAACTATTGACTTGACATAGGATCAGTTACGACCTAAAAATCGTTGttcattttgaattataataGGGGTAGCGATATGTTGACAACAGTTTTTTGCCAAC
Above is a genomic segment from Vigna radiata var. radiata cultivar VC1973A chromosome 10, Vradiata_ver6, whole genome shotgun sequence containing:
- the LOC106775090 gene encoding vacuolar cation/proton exchanger 5 isoform X2; this translates as METRVEGKPTRLASGFSDNLSDTCKMGTPNGRGMHKYDDEIPFDSEINYHQSESSLVEVLGSHSGESLTVHHETLAGIVYRSIRVVIFSNKLNLLMPFGPLAILVQKLTAHLGWVFALSLLGIMPMAERQLAFYSGDTVGGLLTATFGNATELIISIYALKSGMTRVVQLSLLGSILSNMLLVLGCAFLCGGIVNHKKEQVFNKATASVNSGLLLMAVMGILFPAVLHYTHTEVHVGKSELFLSRFSSCVMLVAYAAYLFFQLKSQRSLYVSVNEEEGQSGNDSNDDESPDISKWESIIWLSVMTAWISILSEYLVGAIEGASTAWDIPIAFISVILLPLVGNAAEHASAIMFAMKDKLDISLGVAIGSSTQISMFVIPFCVVIGWIMGNSMDLNFQLFETAALFLTVIVVAFMLQEGTANYFKGLMLILCYLIVAASFYVHIDSSE
- the LOC106775090 gene encoding vacuolar cation/proton exchanger 5 isoform X1; amino-acid sequence: METRVEGKPTRLASGFSDNLSDTCKMGTPNGRGMHKYDDEIPFDSEINYHQSESSLVEVLGSHSGESLTVHHETLAGIVYRSIRVVIFSNKLNLLMPFGPLAILVQKLTAHLGWVFALSLLGIMPMAERLGYATEQLAFYSGDTVGGLLTATFGNATELIISIYALKSGMTRVVQLSLLGSILSNMLLVLGCAFLCGGIVNHKKEQVFNKATASVNSGLLLMAVMGILFPAVLHYTHTEVHVGKSELFLSRFSSCVMLVAYAAYLFFQLKSQRSLYVSVNEEEGQSGNDSNDDESPDISKWESIIWLSVMTAWISILSEYLVGAIEGASTAWDIPIAFISVILLPLVGNAAEHASAIMFAMKDKLDISLGVAIGSSTQISMFVIPFCVVIGWIMGNSMDLNFQLFETAALFLTVIVVAFMLQEGTANYFKGLMLILCYLIVAASFYVHIDSSE
- the LOC106775090 gene encoding vacuolar cation/proton exchanger 5 isoform X4; the protein is METRVEGKPTRLASGFSDNLSDTCKMGTPNGRGMHKYDDEIPFDSEINYHQSESSLVEVLGSHSGESLTVHHETLAGELQGWVFALSLLGIMPMAERLGYATEQLAFYSGDTVGGLLTATFGNATELIISIYALKSGMTRVVQLSLLGSILSNMLLVLGCAFLCGGIVNHKKEQVFNKATASVNSGLLLMAVMGILFPAVLHYTHTEVHVGKSELFLSRFSSCVMLVAYAAYLFFQLKSQRSLYVSVNEEEGQSGNDSNDDESPDISKWESIIWLSVMTAWISILSEYLVGAIEGASTAWDIPIAFISVILLPLVGNAAEHASAIMFAMKDKLDISLGVAIGSSTQISMFVIPFCVVIGWIMGNSMDLNFQLFETAALFLTVIVVAFMLQEGTANYFKGLMLILCYLIVAASFYVHIDSSE
- the LOC106775090 gene encoding vacuolar cation/proton exchanger 5 isoform X5, with protein sequence METRVEGKPTRLASGFSDNLSDTCKMGTPNGRGMHKYDDEIPFDSEINYHQSESSLVEKLTAHLGWVFALSLLGIMPMAERLGYATEQLAFYSGDTVGGLLTATFGNATELIISIYALKSGMTRVVQLSLLGSILSNMLLVLGCAFLCGGIVNHKKEQVFNKATASVNSGLLLMAVMGILFPAVLHYTHTEVHVGKSELFLSRFSSCVMLVAYAAYLFFQLKSQRSLYVSVNEEEGQSGNDSNDDESPDISKWESIIWLSVMTAWISILSEYLVGAIEGASTAWDIPIAFISVILLPLVGNAAEHASAIMFAMKDKLDISLGVAIGSSTQISMFVIPFCVVIGWIMGNSMDLNFQLFETAALFLTVIVVAFMLQEGTANYFKGLMLILCYLIVAASFYVHIDSSE
- the LOC106775090 gene encoding vacuolar cation/proton exchanger 5 isoform X3, with the translated sequence MGTPNGRGMHKYDDEIPFDSEINYHQSESSLVEVLGSHSGESLTVHHETLAGIVYRSIRVVIFSNKLNLLMPFGPLAILVQKLTAHLGWVFALSLLGIMPMAERLGYATEQLAFYSGDTVGGLLTATFGNATELIISIYALKSGMTRVVQLSLLGSILSNMLLVLGCAFLCGGIVNHKKEQVFNKATASVNSGLLLMAVMGILFPAVLHYTHTEVHVGKSELFLSRFSSCVMLVAYAAYLFFQLKSQRSLYVSVNEEEGQSGNDSNDDESPDISKWESIIWLSVMTAWISILSEYLVGAIEGASTAWDIPIAFISVILLPLVGNAAEHASAIMFAMKDKLDISLGVAIGSSTQISMFVIPFCVVIGWIMGNSMDLNFQLFETAALFLTVIVVAFMLQEGTANYFKGLMLILCYLIVAASFYVHIDSSE
- the LOC106775090 gene encoding vacuolar cation/proton exchanger 5 isoform X6 — its product is MKRWLKLTAHLGWVFALSLLGIMPMAERLGYATEQLAFYSGDTVGGLLTATFGNATELIISIYALKSGMTRVVQLSLLGSILSNMLLVLGCAFLCGGIVNHKKEQVFNKATASVNSGLLLMAVMGILFPAVLHYTHTEVHVGKSELFLSRFSSCVMLVAYAAYLFFQLKSQRSLYVSVNEEEGQSGNDSNDDESPDISKWESIIWLSVMTAWISILSEYLVGAIEGASTAWDIPIAFISVILLPLVGNAAEHASAIMFAMKDKLDISLGVAIGSSTQISMFVIPFCVVIGWIMGNSMDLNFQLFETAALFLTVIVVAFMLQEGTANYFKGLMLILCYLIVAASFYVHIDSSE